A single Numenius arquata chromosome 1, bNumArq3.hap1.1, whole genome shotgun sequence DNA region contains:
- the PCF11 gene encoding pre-mRNA cleavage complex 2 protein Pcf11 isoform X2, with protein sequence MSAPESSAGSSEAREDACRDYQSSLEDLTFNSKPHINMLTILAEENVPFAKDIVSLIEAQIAKAPASEKLPVMYLMDSIVKNVGREYLTAFTKNLVATFICVFEKVDENTRKSLFKLRSTWDDIFPLKKLYALDVRVNSLDPAWPIKPLPPNVNTSSIHVNPKFLNKSPEESTAPTSAVTSRASTPPAVPEIQKNLTQEQLIRQQLLAKQKQLLELQQKKLELELEQTKAQLAVSLSVQQGSSTIASVPAPSKQHMSPTPHTTVKPPHQTPVQSEKSKPSPSPPLHDMKIVNRDPRLNRMAQHSSHAKDQSHRKEFPLNTTSQSDSKANKTTQAEKQNSTKPEKLKASEKTQKKELDQSEAKSKSPSPLKNKLPSTKDTKTQECESTKVSEISKRDPRLKRHLQDKSEGKEEEVKEKRRSTEKKEKEEHKTGEHRPAGSRNKVINGAVQKQDTTTEESEKQSGKQGRSSNRKRSRSRSPKARSPSTHSPKRRERRSPKRRLRSLSPTSSTPKIAKIRQPGPKQSHVEEGTQAARDERNSNKRNVKQEVRDPRRVKKAQEDRPQETASQHSIKASPDPKENAENWQGSKSGKRWKSGWEENKNSQQNEEHQALGKSPHQRHRENWPASKGILSPRAPKQQHRLSVDANLQIPKELTSASKRELLKKANERLTSGEITQDEFLMVAHQIRQLFQYQEGKHRCNVWDSPTEEKCGLKKKPLLSDAELTYYEHKAKLKRTQVQHSLSRLDLLDPDDILDYHLPDALLSGIECEQAKAKRGVQFDRKEPFGERSRRHSPVSGTNRPFADNLSPLESRRRLEEQNATKGAREEPRSPFSERFKRARFEDPEKAPFPESPGSRFGGIEAKQRISALMEDRPLFDGSPRPASARVGVDGQGSPFVDGPAAGSSSRIDGPPGQAAMRFEGPLVGAGASQFDGPLAGAGAAGALRFDGPPGQLAGALRFEGPPGQVGGGGPLRFEGPLGQIGGPLRFEGPGGQPVGGPRFEGPGVGLRFEGPRGQPSGGLRFEGPHGQPMGPRGQPGGGLRFEGPHGQPLGPHGQPGGGLRFEGPHLQPLGPHGQPGGGLRFEGPHGQPMGPHGPSGAGLRFEGPHGPSGAGLRLEGPHGQPGVGPRLIDGPVHQGAGGLRFDGPLGRAGPRFDGCHAAGFDGQPGQLSLLQRFDGIHGQPGPRFERAPGQQAQPRFDTAIPQRFDGPHQPASRFDLPLGLQGARFENVANHPASRLEMSPYGQGGPFVDHPGQGYNGPSHGMQFQRPDLFDGSPGPNFNGPAGPGAQNFPLRAAGHYFDEKGLQGPQYGNFNNMPMGSNQVSLMSAQAGPYGQGQQYLPNPGGFVQNPAGALPHSYPDNHLGQVDVNELFAKLLKTGILKLSKTDSASAQVNDTSAQPAAEEEDDDQNEDQNVPDLTNFTVEELRQRYDSVINRLYTGIQCYSCGMRFTTSQTDVYADHLDWHYRQNRTEKDVSRKITHRRWYYSLTDWIEFEEIADLEERAKSQFFEKAHEEVVLKTQEAAKEKEFQSVPAGPAGAVESCEICQEQFEQYWDEEEEEWHLKNAIRVDEKIYHPSCYEDYQNTSSFDCTPSPSKTPVENPLNIMLNIVKQETPEPCDSPPKIKEEPDDTPTACAEESTPASTDIKTEPDESV encoded by the exons GCTCCTGCATCAGAGAAGCTCCCTGTTATGTACCTTATGGATTCCATTGTCAAGAATGTGGGAAGAGAATATCTTACTGCATTTACTAAAAACCTAGTTGCaacatttatttgtgtatttgaaaAG gtGGATGAAAATACTAGgaaaagtttatttaaattaCGCTCCACATGGgatgatatttttcctttgaagaaactgTATGCACTTGATGTCAGAGTCAACTCATTAGATCCTGCTTGGCCAATTAAACCTCTGCCCCCAAATGTGAATACTTCTAGCATCCATGTGAATCCTAAGTTTTTAAATAAATCG cCAGAGGAATCTACTGCACCTACCTCTGCTGTCACTTCTCGTGCCTCTACTCCTCCAGCTGTTCCTGAAATACAAAAGAATTTGACACAGGAGCAACTGATAAGGCAGCAATTACTTGCAAAGCAAAAGCAGTTGTTagaacttcagcaaaaaaaattagagcTGGAGCTGGAACAGACTAAAGCACAGTTG gcCGTATCTCTTAGTGTTCAGCAAGGATCATCTACTATAGCTTCAGTTCCAGCACCTTCCAAGCAACACATGTCTCCCACACCTCATACAACAGTTAAACCACCCCATCAGACTCCTGTGCAATCCGAAAAAAGCAAACCATCCCCAAGTCCTCCACTTCATGATATGAAAATAGTAAATAGGGATCCTCGACTTAATCGGATGGCTCAACATTCCTCTCATGCTAAAGATCAAtctcataggaaagaatttccACTGAACACGACGAGTCAGTCTGACTCCAaggcaaacaaaacaacacaggctgaaaaacaaaactctacaaaaccagaaaaattgaaagcaagtgaaaaaacacagaagaaagaacTTGACCAGTCAGAAGCGAAATCGAAATCACCATCCCCATTAAAAAATAAGCTACCCAGTACTAAAGATACTAAAACACAGGAATGTGAAAGCACAAAAGTATCTGAAATTAGCAAGCGGGATCCAAGACTGAAAAGACATCTTCAAGATAAGTCAGAGGGCAAAGAGGAGGAggtgaaagaaaagaggagatctacagagaaaaaagaaaaagaggaacataAGACAGGTGAACATAGACCAGCAGGCAGcagaaataaagtaattaatGGTGCTGTGCAGAAACAAGACACGACTACAGAGGAGTCAGAAAAACAGAGTGGAAAACAAGGGAGATCAAGTAATAGAAAACGGTCACGATCACGCTCTCCTAAGGCACGGTCGCCATCTACACATTCTCCAAAAAGACGAGAGAGGAGATCACCCAAAAGAAGACTTAGGAGTTTATCTCCTACTTCATCAACTCCTAAAATTGCAAAGATACGTCAGCCGGGCCCTAAGCAGTCTCATGTTGAAGAAGGCACTCAAGCAGCAAGAGATGAAAGAAATTCTAATAAGAGAAATGTCAAACAAGAGGTGCGAGATCCAAGGAGAGTGAAAAAAGCCCAAGAAGACAGGCCCCAGGAAACAGCAAGCCAGCATTCCATAAAAGCTTCTCCTGATCCAAAGGAGAATGCAGAAAACTGGCAAGGATCCAAATCAGGCAAGAGGTGGAAATCTggttgggaagaaaataaaaa CTCACAGCAGAATGAAGAACACCAAGCGCTTGGTAAATCCCCTCACCAAAGACACCGGGAAAACTGGCCTGCTAGTAAAGGAATTTTATCACCCCGagcaccaaagcagcagcaccGATTAAGTGTGGATGCTAATTTGCAGATTCCCAAAGAACTGACATCTGCAAGCAAGAGAGAATTACTTAAGAAG GCCAATGAACGCTTAACATCTGGTGAAATAACACAAGATGAGTTCCTCATGGTAGCTCATCAGATCCGACAGCTGTTCCAGTATCAGGAAGGAAAGCACAGATGTAATGTCTGGGATAGCCCTACAGAGGAAAAATGTGGTTTGAAAAAGAAACCTCTTCTATCGGATGCAGAACTAACCTATTATGAACATAAGGCTAAACTAAAAAGAACACAAGTTCAACATTCATTGTCAAGGCTTGATCTATTGGATCCTGATGATATTTTGGATTATCATTTGCCTGATGCGTTGCTTTCTGGAATAGAATGTGAGCAAGCAAAAGCCAAACGTGGAGTACAGTTTGACAGAAAAGAACCATTTGGAGAAAGATCAAGGAGACACTCTCCTGTAAGTGGCACTAATAGACCTTTTGCCGATAACCTCTCACCGCTTGAGAGCCGACGAAGACTTGAGGAACAAAATGCTACTAAAGGAGCAAGAG AGGAACCAAGATCACCATTCAGTGAGCGTTTCAAAAGAGCTAGGTTTGAAGATCCGGAGAAAGCACCGTTTCCAGAAAGTCCAGGATCAAGATTTGGAGGCATTGAAGCAAAGCAGAGGATAAGTGCACTAATGGAAGACAGACCTCTGTTTGATGGCTCACCTAGACCAGCTTCTGCAAGGGTCGGGGTAGATGGACAAGGAAGTCCTTTTGTTGATGGTCCTGCTGCTGGTTCAAGTTCCAGAATTGATGGGCCACCAGGACAGGCTGCTATGAGATTTGAGGGGCCTTTGGTGGGGGCAGGTGCATCTCAGTTTGATGGACCATTGGCAGGAGCGGGGGCAGCTGGAGCCCTAAGATTTGATGGGCCACCAGGGCAGCTAGCAGGGGCGCTGAGGTTTGAAGGACCCCCAGGACAGGTTGGTGGAGGAGGTCCGCTGAGGTTTGAGGGACCTCTTGGGCAGATAGGTGGGCCTTTGCGGTTCGAGGGGCCTGGAGGGCAGCCTGTAGGTGGTCCTAGGTTTGAAGGACCTGGAGTTGGTCTCAGGTTTGAGGGTCCCCGTGGTCAGCCTTCAGGTGGTCTCAGGTTTGAGGGACCTCATGGTCAACCTATGGGGCCTCGAGGTCAACCAGGGGGTGGTCTCAGGTTTGAGGGACCCCATGGTCAGCCCTTGGGGCCTCATGGTCAACCAGGGGGTGGCCTCAGGTTTGAGGGACCACATTTACAGCCATTGGGGCCCCATGGTCAACCTGGAGGTGGCCTCAGATTTGAGGGGCCACATGGTCAGCCTATGGGGCCACATGGACCATCAGGTGCTGGGCTCAGATTTGAGGGGCCACATGGACCATCAGGTGCTGGGCTCAGATTGGAAGGACCGCATGGTCAGCCAGGTGTAGGTCCTAGGTTGATTGATGGACCAGTAcaccagggagctggtggacTTAGATTTGATGGCCCTCTCGGTCGGGCCGGTCCAAGATTTGATGGTTGTCATGCAGCTGGATTTGATGGTCAGCCTGGACAGCTATCTCTCTTGCAAAGATTTGATGGAATTCATGGACAGCCTGGTCCGAGATTTGAAAGGGCGCCTGGCCAACAGGCACAACCACGATTTGATACAGCCATACCTCAAAGATTTGATGGACCTCACCAGCCAGCCTCTAGATTTGACTTGCCCCTTGGCCTTCAAGGTGCTCGCTTTGAAAATGTAGCTAACCATCCTGCCTCAAGACTAGAAATGTCACCATACGGACAAGGTGGTCCATTTGTCGACCATCCTGGCCAGGGCTACAATGGACCATCTCATGGGATGCAGTTCCAGAGGCCTGATCTATTTGATGGTTCGCCTGGACCAAATTTCAATGGGCCAGCTGGCCCAGGAGCACAGAATTTCCCATTGAGAGCAGCTGGACATTACTTTGATGAAAAAGGTCTTCAGGGTCCTCAATATGGAAACTTCAATAATATGCCAATGGGAAGTAATCAG GTTTCTCTCAtgtctgctcaagcagggccttATGGGCAAGGTCAACAGTATTTGCCAAATCCTGGAGGTTTtgttcagaaccctgcag GAGCCCTTCCACATTCGTACCCCGATAACCACCTTGGACAGGTTGATGTCAATGAGTTGTTTGCTAAACTGCTGAAAACAGGGATCCTCAAACTGTCGAAAACTGATTCCGCTTCAGCAC AAGTGAATGACACATCAGCGCAACCAGCTgctgaagaggaagatgatgacCAGAATGAAGATCAAAATGTCCCAGACCTCACTAACTTCACAGTTGAAGAACTGAGACA gcGTTATGATAGTGTAATAAATCGATTGTACACTGGAATTCAGTGTTACTCGTGTGGAATGAGATTCACAACTTCACAGACAGATGTTTATGCGGATCATTTAGATTGGCATTATCGTCagaacaggacagaaaaagaTGTCAGCAGAAAAATTACACACAGAAGATGGTACTACAGTTTAACA GACTGGATAGAGTTTGAAGAAATAGCTGATCTAGAGGAGCGTGCAAAAAGCCAGTTTTTTGAAAAAGCTCACGAAGAGGTGGTGTTGAAGACACAAGAAGCTGCGAAAGAGAAGGAGTTTCAGAGTGTCCCTGCTGGACCAGCTGGAGCAGTTGAG AGCTGTGAAATTTGTCAAGAGCAATTTGAACAGTAttgggatgaggaagaggaagagtggCACCTGAAGAATGCTATCAGAGTAGATGAAAAG atttacCATCCATCTTGCTACGAAGATTACCAAAAC ACATCATCATTTGATTGCACACCATCTCCCAGCAAGACTCCTGTAGAAAATCCACTCAATATAATGTTGAACATTGTTAAACAAGAAACCCCAGAGCCCTGTGACTCGCCACCTAAAATTAAAGAAGAACCTGATGACACCCCTACTGCCTGTGCAGAAGAGAGCACACCTGCATCTACAGATATTAAAACAGAACCTGATGAGTCTGTTTAA